The Gemmatimonas aurantiaca genomic sequence CTGACGGCCCGATTCACCATACGCCGCACGCAGACGGAACGTGTTGATGACATCCTTGAGCGGGAAGAACGATTCTTCGCCGATCACCCACGAACCGCTCACCTTGGGATAGGTGACCCACTTGAAGTCCTTGCCGAACGCGGAGTTGTTGTCGACGCGCAGGCCGCCTGTCAGGAAGAGACGGGAACGCCAGGAGAACTGCTGTTCACCGAAGGCGCCGATGGTGGTGTTGGTGACTTCACTCTGCGAAGACGCCACCGCCTGCGTGGCACCACTGACGGTCTCGACCCCGGGCGCGGGGAACGCCAGTCCGCCGAGGAAGCTGGTGTTGGATGCCCGGCGATAGTACTGACCGCCCACCGACGTACGCGAGGACAGCGCCGAGGTGAGATTGAAGTTCGCACTGCCGCTCCAGTCGCCGCTGATGATGCTGTTGCGACGCAACGTCTGGCCGATGCTACCGGCGGCCGCGGCGGGCGTCAGGTACTTGGCGATTTCCGGCGGTGCAAAACGTTCGAGACCCCGCGCATCTTCGCCCGTATAGTCGATGCCCGCGATCACCCGGTGCGTGAACCACGAGACCGGCGTGTTGCTCAGCGTGGTGCTGGCGGTGAACCGATCGATGTAGTCGGCGTTGTCATAGAGCTGCTGCGGTACTTCCGGCACCGTGGCGAAGAAGCCCCGTGTGGCGGGGAAGACATTGCCGTGCCCGGCGGTCGCGCCGAGCATCGGCGATGCCCCGGCATCCGCGCCCAGATGGTTGGCCGCGGTGACATACCCGAAGCTCGTGGCGAGATTCGTGGACGGCCGCGTCTGCACGTCGAAGTTGGAACGCAGCGTCAACTGCCGGATCGAGTTGTTGGGTTCGATGCCGAGCGAGTTCTCGTAGGTGCTGCTCGCGTAGTACCGCAGCAGATCGCGGCTGCCGGAAACCGAGCCCTGATAGCGTCGGACCTGACCGGTGCGGAAGAGCGGACGGCCGCTGTCGGCTTCGGACTTGACGCCGTTCCAGGTGACGATCTCCCCCGATGCGGGCACACGATAGTAGTTCGTGGGAATCCGCGATTCGGCGTTGGCGAACTCCATCGTGCCCAGCTCGGTCTGCAGACTGATCTGCGGCTGACTGCCCGCGCCACCACGCTTGGTGATGATCTGGATGACGCCGTTGGCGGCTTCCGTCCCATAGATGGTGGCGGCCGCCGGTCCCTTGATGACTTCGATGCTCTCGATGTCGTTGGGATCGATGTCGTTGAGACGGCCGGCCACGCTCGCGCCCTGTCCACCCAGACGACCGGAGACGCCCTGCGGCCCGGTGCTGGTGGCGTTGTTGATACGCACGCCATCCACGTAGATGAGCGGCGCATTCTCGAGCGACAGACTGTTGCGGCCGCGGATCTCGATGGCCGGTCCCGCCCCCAGTCGGCCGCTGCGGGCACGCACGGTGACACCGGGCGCGCGGGCGTTGAGCAGACTGGTGATATTGGTGGACCCCGATTTCCGGAGTTCGTCGGCCGCGTTGATGGTGGCGACGGCATTGCCGATGGCACGCTTCTCCTGCGCGCCGGCCGTGCCGGTGACCACGACCTGGTCGAGCGCGATGGCGCTCTGCGTGATGGCAAGGTTGACCGTCACCTCACCGTTCGCGGTGACGGTGACCGCCTGCCGCAGCGCCGTGTACCCGATGCGTCGGGCGACGAGGACGTGCGGACCAGCGGGGACGTTGACGAGGCGGTAGCGTCCATCTGTGCCAGAGGTTCCTCCGAGCGTGGTGCCTTCCACGACGATCTGCACGGCGGCGATGGGCGATGTCGTGGCTGCGTCCGTGACGCGTCCGACAACGGTGCCATTCTGGGCGTGCAGTGCGGCGGGGATGAGGAAGGCGAAGACCCCGACCACCGCACGGCGGGAGAAGGGGACGAACCGGCTTGGCGGGAGGAAGCCTGGGAGACGCCATCCTGGGGAGGATCGCATGCGGGGGCTCCGACGAGGTGGGAGGGGGGGTGTCGGGCAGTCGACGGCGGGATCAGGTGCACGCTTTTCTGTACACCTAATTGTATACAAGCGAACGAGAAGTTATGTTGTGCTCATCCGTTCGGCAAGAGTACTTCCGGCCCTCGTCCCTTCTTCATGGGATGACCGCTCCTGCCGACGCCCGCTTTCCATTCCTGCGCATGCTGACAACTGCCTGCCTCCCGACGCCGTCTCCACGGTCGATTCCGCCCTTCGTCGATACGGATGGCATCACCATCCGACGGGTCACGTCGCTCGAGGAATACCAGGAGTGTGTGCAGATACAGGAAGAGATCTGGGGACCCGGTTTTCGCGAACGCGTGCCGGTGGCCATCCTCCTCGTCGCTCAGAAACTGACCGGCGTCTGCGCCGCCGCCTTCGCGCCGGACGGTCGCATGCTGGGCTTCGTCTTCGGCCTCACCGGTCTCAAGGACGGCGCACTCGCGCACTGGTCCGATCTTCTGGCCGTCCGCAAGGAGGCCCGCGGTGTACACATCGGAGAGCGCCTCAAGCGCTATCAGCGCGAACTCTGCCTCGCCTCCGGCCTCACCACGATGTACTGGACCTTCGATCCGCTCGTGGCCCGCAATGCCCATCTCAATCTGATGCGCCTGGGCGCTCACGCTTCGGAGTATGTCGTCAACATGTACGGCAGCAACACGGGCAGCCCACTGCATGGTGGCGTGGATACCGATCGCTGGGTCGCTCGCTGGGAACTGACACAGGACAGGGTGTCGACCACGCCGGCCAGCATCCCGATGGCGGGCCCTGCCCCACTCCCCGGTGGTCTGTACGTGGTGCGTCCCGCGCTCGATGACCCGTCGCCCGTCGAAGAAGATCATCCGAACGCCACGGTGGTACGCGTGGCGGTGCCCGTGGACCTCGATGTCCTGACGCCAGGACAGCGTGCGGCCTGGCGCAGCGCCACCCGCCGTGCATTCACGTATTACCTCGGCGTCGGCTTCGAAGTCGTCGGCTTCCAGCGCGCCCGGGGGGCCGAACCGCCGTTCTACGAACTCGTTGCTCCCGAAGGTCTCTCCCGCTCTTCCATTCCATCATGATTCGTCTCGATCAGATCACGCTGCGCGAGATCCGGCTGCCGCTGCGCGAACCGTTCCGCATCTCCTCCGGTGAAGTCACCGAACGTCGTATCACGCTGCTCGAGCTTCGTGACGTGGACGGAGTCACCGTCTGGAGTGAGGGCGTGGCGGGCGAGCAACCGAACTACAGCCCGGAAGCCATCGACACGGCGTGGATCGCCATGACGGAATGGGTGGCTCCCCGCGTGCTGGGACGTGAATTCACACATGCCCGCGATGTGTTTCCTGTGCTGGAAGCGGACTTCCGCGGCAATCTGATGGCCAAGGCGGCCGTGGAGATGGGCATGTGGGTGCTCGAGGCACAGCGACGTGGTGTGGCCCTCTCCACCCTCCTCGGTGGCACACGCGCCGCCATCGCCACCGGTATCTCACTCGGCATCCAGTCCTCGCCCGAGCGCCTCGTCGAGAAGGCGCAAGCAGCCATCGCCGAAGGCTACCGGAAGGTGAAGATCAAGATCGCGCCCGGGCAGGATGTGGCCTATGTACGCGCGGCCCGCGAGGCACTGCCGTCGGCGCCCCTCATGGCCGATGCGAACAACGCGTACACGCTGAACGACATCGAGTTGCTGGCCGAACTGGATGCGTTCGATCTCATGATGATCGAACAGCCGCTGGCGTGGGACGATCTCGTGCAGCATGCCACGCTGCAACGGCGGCTCACGACGCCGGTGTGTCTCGATGAGTCCATCACCTCGGTGGACCGGGCTCGCGACATGGTCACGCTGGGTGCGGGCCGCATCGTGAACATCAAGCCGGGGCGCGTGGGCGGCTTCACGAGCTCGCTGGCGATTCACGACTATTGCCTCACACACGACATCCCGGTGTGGTGCGGTGGCATGCTCGAGAGTGGTGTCGGTCGCGCCTGCAACGTCGCGCTGGCCTCGCTGCCGGGATTCACCAAGCCGGGCGATCTCTCGCCGAGTGCGCGGTACTGGGCGCAGGATGTGGTGACGCCGGAATGGACCATGACGAGCGATGGCATGGTGCCGGTGCCCCTGGCCACGCCGGGACTGGGTGTGGCGGTCGACATCGACCGCATCGACGCACTGACGGTGCGGCGCGTGGTGTTGCGTTGAGTCGGGTCGACCGGAGCTGAATCGCACCGAAGAACCGCGCGGCCTACAGGCGGCCGCGCTCGCCGTGATGGTCGATCACCTGCGCGAGGCGATTGGCGGCATTCCGCCAATTCGCCTCCACCGCCTTCTCCGCCGCTTCCGGATCACCCATCTCGATGGCACGATTGATCTCCTCGTGCTCGGTCACCGACTTGCCGATCTCATCGACCAGGGAGTTCACATAGAGCCGCGTATAGCGCTCGGCCTGGGGCTTGATGGCTTCGTGCAGGGCGAGTAACCGGGGACCGGCCGCAGCCACGACATAGCTGCGATGAAAGGCCATGTCGAGCTCGAAGAATCGCGACGGAACCGATGGCACCGACCGTCCGGCGCTCGCCAGATCGCCGTTGAGCGCCCGCATCTGCGTCACCAGGGCCGCACGGTCGGTGGCCGGTTGTTCGGCCGCCAGGCGCGCCGCCAATCCTTCGAGTTGCCCGACCATGAGAAACAACTCGAGCGCATCACTCTGCGTGAGCGGTGCGACCACCAGTCGCCGCTCCTTCGCGCGGTCGACTGCCGTGATGTAGCCTTCCTGCTGCAACCGATGCAGCGCACTTCGCACCGGCGTGCGGCTCACACCGAGATGCACGGCGATGTCACTCTCGATGATGCGCGTGCCCGGAGCCAGACGCCCGTAGACGATCAGGTCCCGGATCTCTTCGTACGCGCGGGTGATGCTGGCCCCGCGTCCGGTGACGCTCTCACCGGCTGACGGTGCAGCGGATTTCATACTGGAAGCAGCCATCGAATCGACGACAAGCGGCGAAAGGAAAGGATGAACCACCTATTCCCATAAGTTAGTCACCAACCCGACCCTACCCCAGAGGCGAGCGCCTCCGCCACAGGGAGAACACCGGTGCGCCGAGCAGTACGGCTCCCAGGCCGACCGCGGCACGCATCGGCTGCGTGATCATCGTGTTCAGCACGAGTGCGCCGGCCGCCAGCACGAACAGAAGTGGCGTGACCGGATAGCCGGGCACACGGAACGGACGAGGGGCATCGGGAGCGCGCCGGCGCAGCACGAACACGGCGACACCGCCGAGCGCGTAGAAAGCCCATCCGGTGAACACGACGTAGGTGAGCAACTGCTGGAAGGTGCCGGTCGCGGCCAGCAGCGCCGCCCACACGGCGATGGCGCCGATCGCGAAAGCCGGTGTCTCGAAGCGCGGATGCACGTCGGCCAACCGGCGGAAGAACACGCCATCGCGCGCCATGGCGAAAAACATGCGGGGGGTCGTGAGGAACAGCCCATTCGCGGCGCTGAAGATGGAGAGGAGAATGAGCGCACCGACGGCCTTGCCCGCCGTGTCTCCCATCACGGTGGCCACCGATTCCGCGGCCACGCGCTCACTGCCCGCGACTCCGGCCGGGCCGAGCGCCGCGATGTACCCCAGATTCGCGAGCAGGTAGATGACGATGAGGGCGGCGGTGGCCAGGGTGATCGCCCGCGGAAACTCCCTCTGCGGATCACGCGCCTCGCCGGCCGAGAAGGTGACGTATTGCCAGCCTTCGTAGGCCCAGAGCACGGCAATCATGGCCGCGCCGATGCCCGTCATCGTGAGCCCGCCGGCGGCGCCGCTCCCGGGCGAAGCCGTGGGGGCACGTCCAAACATCATGAGCACGCCGGCAAGCAGCAGGAGCCCGGCCACCTTTGCGGCGGTCGTCAGATTCTGCAGGTTGGCGCTGTTGCGTGTCCCGCGCACGTTGATCGCGGCCAGCAGGACGATGACACCGATCGACACGACCCGAGCGGCGACGGGCGAAAGCGTCACCAGCTGGCCGAGATAACTGGAGAAGGCCACGGCCAGCGTGGCAATCGATCCCGAAGCGATGACGACGAACATGGTCCAGCCGTAGAGAAAGGCCAGCCCGGGACCGAATGCGTCGCGCAGATAGGCATACAAACCACCGGCATCGGGCTTCGCAGCTCCGAGTTCGGCATAGGTCAGGGCGCCGAGCAACGACAGGACGCCGCCCACGACCCACACGCCGAGCGCGGCACCGGGCCGCATGCCCGCTTCACGCAGGACGACACTGGGCACGAGATACACGCCCGAGCCGATGACCGTGCCGATCCCGATGAGCAGCAGATCGGTGAATCCGAGGGTCCGGCGGAGGGTGTGGGGTTCGCTCATGCGGGACTCCGGCGGGGAGGAAAGGCGGTGGACCAGTCGATCTGCACTCTCGAGCCAAACTTACATACAAAATTGTATACGAACAGATATGAAACGACGGAAATCGGGATCATCCGACCAGTTGGATATCGAAGCGATCTCTGGCGGGTATCATTGGGATCTTTCTGGATGGATTCCGCTGCGGCCAACCGCTGGCCTTCCGCAGCCGTCGAAATCGTCAACCCCCGAAATCGGTCACCCGGAGTTTGCCGATGCTTTCCCGCTATCGCGTATCGAGCGCAGTGGCCTTGTTGACACTTGTGGCGGGGGTTGCCGCATGGCCTGGCCGTGCGTTGGCACAACGTGCCGCCCGAAGCGCCTCGCCCGCGGCACCAGTGGCCGGCACGATTGTCCGGATACCGCTTGGCGGTGCGACCGAAGGAGGTCGCATCTTCGGGGTCGAGGCCTCCGGCATCGCGGGCTGCAATGGCGTGACCGCCGCATCGCTGGGAGGAGAGCCTTTGCATCTGGCCGGCAGTGGCGCGGACCTTCATGCGTTTGCCGGTATTCCCATCGATTCCTCGCGGGGCATCACCCTGCGCCTGCAGTGCGTCGGTGGAGGGACGACGAGCCTTCGTATTCCCACCGCGGCGGGGAGTTATCGCATGGAGCGCCTGCAGGTGGCACCGCGGTTCTCGGCACCTCCCGATTCCGCATTGAGTGCCCGACTTGCCCGTGAATCGGCGCGGGCCGCGCAGGTATCCCGCGCAGCCCACGACACGCCACCACTGTTCGAGCAACCCTTCGCTCGACCACGCCCGTCACGCATCACCAGTCCGTTTGGTGGTGGTCGCATGTTCAATGGAACGGTCACGAGTCGGCACATGGGTACCGATTTCGCGGGCGCGGTCGGCACCCCCGTCGCCGCGTCGAATCGCGGAGTGGTGCGCATCGTCGATGCGTTCTATCTGGGCGGCAATGTCATTTACATCGATCATGGCGCGGGGATCGTCACGGCCTATCTGCATCTCAGCAAACAGCTGGTGGCCGTTGGAGACACGGTGCAACGCGGCCAGACGATTGGCCAGGTCGGAGCAAGCGGTCGCGTGACCGGACCGCACCTCCACTTCATTGCGCGATACGGTCAGATCACCGTCGATCCGGCAAGCCTGTTTTCGCTGGTCGAATGACCGGCCTCGGGCCGGTATATTTTCTTCCCATTCCATTCTCCCGACCATGGTCCATTTTCCGCGCTCGTCGTTCGCCCCGACAATAGCGGCGACCGTCATCCTGCTCGCATCCGCATCCGATGCGGCAGCGCAGGCCGTACTCACCGGTCGCGTGATCGCCGCATCCGACGGACGTCCCATCTCCGACGTGGAGATCGGGATCGCGGTGTTGAAGCGTACGACCACCACCGATTCCACGGGTGCATTCACCTTGGTGGACATCACACCGGGTCGCTATCTCATCACCGCACGGAAGCTCGGCTATCGTCCATTCAGCACGATGGCGTCCATCGTCTCGGCGACGGGCGTGGACTACGAGTATGTCCTCGAGGCGGCGCCGACCGAACTGGCCAAGGTGAAGGTGGAGGCCACCCCGATCGAGGCACGATTCGCCGGATTCGAAGAACGGCGGGCCAGGAAGATCGGACGGTATCTGACGGCGGAGGATTTTGCCCAGGCCGACGGACGACAGGTTGGCGACATCGTGGCGGCCATTCCTGGCGTGAGCATCGTGCGGGGCCGGGGCAACGAAGCCTGGTACGCCAGCCGGCGCGGGGCGGAGACACTCCTCCTCAGTCGCAAAATACGCCTGGAGGAAGTAAACCGCGGTGCCGATCCCGGGAACGCCGCGTGTTACGCCACCGTGGTCTTGAACGGCCAGGTCGTTTTCAACGGCGATGAGAGACAGCCGCTCTTCAATCTCAACACCATCAATCCGCGGGATATCCGGGGGGTGGAGGTGTACACCGGTACCGCCACGGTGCCGCAGGAATGGCTGACGGGACATGGGGGATGCGGGGTGATCGCGATCTGGACGAAATAATCACGGGATATGAAAAACGGGCGGGGCGATCACATCGATCGCCCCGCCCGTTCGTCTTTCACCGGCCAGCCTTATTCGTGCGCCGGCAGCGGTTCCATGGTCTTCGGGTTCACCGGGACCTGGACTTCATCCTTGAACGGCGTGGTCATCATGAACACGCGCATCACGGGGAAGGCATCCATGAACGCGAAGTAGCTGAACGCCCAGAGGCCGATGAAGCCGACCGTCTGACCGATCTCCAGCAGTCCGAACGGCAGGCTCGTCGCCTCACCGTAGATGCTCGGATAGATCTCGATGTAGCGATGCAGATAGATGCCGATCATGCTGCACACCGCGAAGAGCACGAACGTCGGCAGGTACAGCTTGGCGGCCTTGGAGATGAGTCCGAAGAACGGCAGCACGAAACCGAAGATCGGGATCAGCGTGGTCATCGTCTTCCACACGCCCGACAGGCGCAGACGATAGAAGTGCGTCTCTTCCGGCAGGTTGCCGTACCAGATCACCAGGTACTGGCTGAAGCTGATGTAGCCGATGAACGCGGTGAACGCGAACCCGAGCTTGCCGAGGTCCCAGAAGTGGTCCATGGTGACCAGATCCGGGGCATCGAGATGCTTGCGCCACCACATCGACAGCAGTGCGGTGAGCATGATCATGTTCACCCACGCGCCCATGAAGAAGATCCACGCGTACATCGTCTGCTGGAAGTGGAGCGAGATGGACATGGAATAATCCCACGCCATGAAGCACCACCCGATGGGGAACGCGATGCACACGGCCACCGCGAGCTTGCCCTGCAGCGAGTGCTGGGAGTGCAGCTCCCGACGTTCGTCGCCGGTCCATGCGGCCCGCATCTTCGCGCGGAGTCCGGCCGCCCACTTGGCGCCGTATTCCGGCATCACCGCCACGTCCATCTTCACCGAGTGCCAGACGAACAGCAGCTGCAGCACGGTCATCAGACCGAAGAAGAAGATGCCGCGGATCAGGAAGAACGTGGGATTCAGATAGGTGGCCTTCTCCACGGTGGGCACCGCCTCGCGGCCGGCCCATGTGAAGATGTGGTCACCACTGAACAGCAGGATCGCGAGCAGGATGACGAACGCGACCGGCACGAACGCCACGAACCCTTCGGCAAACCGGATGACGGGCCGCGACCAGCGCGCCGTCACGATGCGCTGAATGGCCGCGAACGCGACACCGGCCGTGGACACCGACGCGAAGTACAACCAGTTGAAGTGCAGCGCCTGCCAGGCCCGGTCGGGGTTGGTGAACAGGCCGAAGGCAAACACGGCCACACCGACCAGCGCGGCGACCAGACTGAGAGTCTTGAGACTCGCCGGCACCGGCTTCGCGACCAGGCGCTTGGCGAACTCCTGGCGTTGCGGATAGTGATAGTGCTGGCTCACTCGTGCTTCTCCTTGCCTTCACCGGCAGCGGCCTTCTCGTCGTGCGATCCGTGCAGCTTGCGCATGGTGTCGAACTCGTTGTTGCCCTTGAACGTGCCCGAATTGAGGTTCGGCGAACCGGGCGTGGGGGTCTGCGTCGGGCGAACGAACGGCACGGGACGCGTGGGCGCCGTGGCCGAAGCGCGCGGCACCGTGGTGCCGTTCTGACCCGGGTATCCGATGAGCGTGGTATCCGCCTTGACCGATCCCTTGCCCTGGAGCGCCCGGATGTAGTTCACCACATCCCAGCGATCCTGGTCTTCGATACGGTTGTAGCTGGGCATCAGGCCGCGCCCGTTGCGGATCATGCCGTACAGGTAGCCGTCGGAGCGTCCGAGCGCCTGCGGTGTGAGCAGGCTGGGGCTGAAGCCGTAGGCGGCGTTGACCTTCTTGAGGCCTCCGTTGCCATCGCCGGCCATGCCGTGGCACACGGCGCAGTTGATCTGGTAGTGCTTCCGGCCGTTCTCCACCGAGGCTTCGGTGGCGAGGTGCGGATTCGGGATGGGATTGAACGAATCGATCACCACCGGCAGACGCTCGTAGCTGATCTGCCAGGCGGCCGCCGTCATCCCCTGCACCGGCACCGACCCTTGCGGGTTGCCCCGCGGCGGGGTGGTGGTGTCCGACGCGAGCTGCGACACCGGCTCCCAGGGTTCGATGCTGGGCTGCGTCTTGAAATCGGTGAACCAGTTGCAGGCGCCGAACGCCACCGGCAGCACCACCGCGGAAGACAGGCGCAGGACGCGTGTCACGGCAGAAGACATGAGGAAAGGTTCAGGCTTCACGCCGCACCTCCGCCGCGCCGTGCTGACGCATCAGGGCTTCGGCCTGATCGGCCTTGCTGGCGTCACACGCGACATGGATGCCGAAGTAGCCGCCCGAGAAACGGGCGTCGTATCCGGTGGTGGTGGTCAGGCGCGGGATGCGCGAGTTGATGAACATGCCGGCCACCGTGGACAGGGCGCCGACGAGCACCATCACCTCGAAACCGATGATGGTGTAGGGAATCCACGACGCGATCGCCTTGCCGCCCGTGACGAGCGGCCAGTAGTTCGACGACCAGATCGCGATCCAGTAGCCGAAGCTCACCCCCAGCAAACCACCCACCAGCGTGAAACGCCGGACGATGGAGACCGGGGCATCGATTGCATGATCGAGCTCGTGCCGAATGGTCGGCGAATACACCGTGACATCCCCGAGGCGCTTCTTCTTGAGGTCCTCGATGGCCGCCACCGTGGTGTCGAGCTCATGGAACGCGCCAGTTACGCCGCGCATCACTCGTCCTCCCCGGGGGTTTCCGTGCCATACGGATGATGAAGACCGGCGGTATCGACACCGTGCTCGTGCGCGTATTTCGTGCGCGGCACCACGATTTCCTTGAGCTCGGCGATCGCCATCACGGGCAACTGCTTCACGAACAGCAGGAACCACATGAAGAACCAGCCGAACGAGCCCACCAGGAACGACATGTCGACCCAGCTCACCGTGTACCCGCCCCACTGCCACGGTTCGAACTCGTGGGAGAGCGACGGCACCACGATGACGAAGCGCTCGAACCACATGCCGAGGTTGATGAACAGCGACAGGATGAACAGCCACGTCGGATTGCGGCGGAGCTTCTGCGACCACAGCGACATCGGCATGGCCATGTTGCAGAGGAGCAGCGTCCAGGCCGCCCACCACCACTGACCGAACACGCGGTTCCAGAAGAACTCCTGCTCAAAGCGCACGCTGCTGTACCACGCGATGAAGAACTCGATCAGGTACGCCGAGCCCACCACCAGCGACGTGAAGAGCACGACCTTGGCCGTGGCATCGAGGTGGTTGAGCGTGATGTAGTGCTCGAGCTTGAACCACTTGCGCATCGGGATGGCGATCGTCCACACCATCGCGAAGCCGGAGAAGATGGCACCGGCGACGAAGTACGGCGGGAAGATCGACGCGTGCCAGCCCGGCGTGAGCGCCATGGCGAAGTCGAAGGAAACGACCGAGTGCACGGAGAGCACCAGCGGCGTCGAGAAGGCGGCGAGGAACAGATACGCCTTCGCGAAATGACGCCACTCGCGGTCACTGTTGCGCCAGCCCAGCGAGAGAATGCTGAGGATCCGCTTCCGCATCGGGTTGGTCTCCTTGTCGCGGAGTACCGCGATGTCGGGGATCAGACCGATGAAGAGAAACGTGGTCGAGATGGTGAGGTACGTCGAGATGGCGAAGACGTCCCACACCAGCGGCGACTTGAAGTTCGGCCACAACAGGCGCCAGTTCGGATACGGAATCAGCCAGAAGAACTTCCACGGCCGCCCGATGTGAATGATCGGGAACAGACCGGCCGTCATGACGGCGAACACCGTCATCGCTTCGGCCGCTCGATAGATCGAGGTGCGGAAGCCGGCGCGGAAGAGATACAGAATGGCGGAGATGAGCGTACCGGCGTGACCGATACCGACCCAGAAAACGAACGTGATGATGTAGTTACCCCACATCACCGGCGGTTCGTAGCCCGCCTGACCGAGGCCCCAGTAGATCTGGTAGATCCACGCCGAGGCGCCGATGAGCATGGCGAGCACGGCCACCGACAACCCCAGGAACCACTTCTTGGTGAATCCCAGGGTGCCGATGATATCGCGATCGACCTGCTCGTAATCCCGGACGGCCGGGAGCTGCACGTCGGCCGACGCGATGTTCGGCCCACGGATGCCCCCCCCCTCACGCACCGGATGTGCGACGGATGCCATGCGTGCGCTCCTCAGGCCGTCGCCGGTGCAGCCGGCGCCGGAT encodes the following:
- the menC gene encoding o-succinylbenzoate synthase — translated: MIRLDQITLREIRLPLREPFRISSGEVTERRITLLELRDVDGVTVWSEGVAGEQPNYSPEAIDTAWIAMTEWVAPRVLGREFTHARDVFPVLEADFRGNLMAKAAVEMGMWVLEAQRRGVALSTLLGGTRAAIATGISLGIQSSPERLVEKAQAAIAEGYRKVKIKIAPGQDVAYVRAAREALPSAPLMADANNAYTLNDIELLAELDAFDLMMIEQPLAWDDLVQHATLQRRLTTPVCLDESITSVDRARDMVTLGAGRIVNIKPGRVGGFTSSLAIHDYCLTHDIPVWCGGMLESGVGRACNVALASLPGFTKPGDLSPSARYWAQDVVTPEWTMTSDGMVPVPLATPGLGVAVDIDRIDALTVRRVVLR
- a CDS encoding M23 family metallopeptidase — protein: MAGTIVRIPLGGATEGGRIFGVEASGIAGCNGVTAASLGGEPLHLAGSGADLHAFAGIPIDSSRGITLRLQCVGGGTTSLRIPTAAGSYRMERLQVAPRFSAPPDSALSARLARESARAAQVSRAAHDTPPLFEQPFARPRPSRITSPFGGGRMFNGTVTSRHMGTDFAGAVGTPVAASNRGVVRIVDAFYLGGNVIYIDHGAGIVTAYLHLSKQLVAVGDTVQRGQTIGQVGASGRVTGPHLHFIARYGQITVDPASLFSLVE
- a CDS encoding GntR family transcriptional regulator; protein product: MKSAAPSAGESVTGRGASITRAYEEIRDLIVYGRLAPGTRIIESDIAVHLGVSRTPVRSALHRLQQEGYITAVDRAKERRLVVAPLTQSDALELFLMVGQLEGLAARLAAEQPATDRAALVTQMRALNGDLASAGRSVPSVPSRFFELDMAFHRSYVVAAAGPRLLALHEAIKPQAERYTRLYVNSLVDEIGKSVTEHEEINRAIEMGDPEAAEKAVEANWRNAANRLAQVIDHHGERGRL
- a CDS encoding DUF3341 domain-containing protein, coding for MRGVTGAFHELDTTVAAIEDLKKKRLGDVTVYSPTIRHELDHAIDAPVSIVRRFTLVGGLLGVSFGYWIAIWSSNYWPLVTGGKAIASWIPYTIIGFEVMVLVGALSTVAGMFINSRIPRLTTTTGYDARFSGGYFGIHVACDASKADQAEALMRQHGAAEVRREA
- a CDS encoding amino acid permease; translation: MSEPHTLRRTLGFTDLLLIGIGTVIGSGVYLVPSVVLREAGMRPGAALGVWVVGGVLSLLGALTYAELGAAKPDAGGLYAYLRDAFGPGLAFLYGWTMFVVIASGSIATLAVAFSSYLGQLVTLSPVAARVVSIGVIVLLAAINVRGTRNSANLQNLTTAAKVAGLLLLAGVLMMFGRAPTASPGSGAAGGLTMTGIGAAMIAVLWAYEGWQYVTFSAGEARDPQREFPRAITLATAALIVIYLLANLGYIAALGPAGVAGSERVAAESVATVMGDTAGKAVGALILLSIFSAANGLFLTTPRMFFAMARDGVFFRRLADVHPRFETPAFAIGAIAVWAALLAATGTFQQLLTYVVFTGWAFYALGGVAVFVLRRRAPDAPRPFRVPGYPVTPLLFVLAAGALVLNTMITQPMRAAVGLGAVLLGAPVFSLWRRRSPLG
- a CDS encoding TonB-dependent receptor, which produces MVHFPRSSFAPTIAATVILLASASDAAAQAVLTGRVIAASDGRPISDVEIGIAVLKRTTTTDSTGAFTLVDITPGRYLITARKLGYRPFSTMASIVSATGVDYEYVLEAAPTELAKVKVEATPIEARFAGFEERRARKIGRYLTAEDFAQADGRQVGDIVAAIPGVSIVRGRGNEAWYASRRGAETLLLSRKIRLEEVNRGADPGNAACYATVVLNGQVVFNGDERQPLFNLNTINPRDIRGVEVYTGTATVPQEWLTGHGGCGVIAIWTK
- a CDS encoding SusC/RagA family TonB-linked outer membrane protein is translated as MRSSPGWRLPGFLPPSRFVPFSRRAVVGVFAFLIPAALHAQNGTVVGRVTDAATTSPIAAVQIVVEGTTLGGTSGTDGRYRLVNVPAGPHVLVARRIGYTALRQAVTVTANGEVTVNLAITQSAIALDQVVVTGTAGAQEKRAIGNAVATINAADELRKSGSTNITSLLNARAPGVTVRARSGRLGAGPAIEIRGRNSLSLENAPLIYVDGVRINNATSTGPQGVSGRLGGQGASVAGRLNDIDPNDIESIEVIKGPAAATIYGTEAANGVIQIITKRGGAGSQPQISLQTELGTMEFANAESRIPTNYYRVPASGEIVTWNGVKSEADSGRPLFRTGQVRRYQGSVSGSRDLLRYYASSTYENSLGIEPNNSIRQLTLRSNFDVQTRPSTNLATSFGYVTAANHLGADAGASPMLGATAGHGNVFPATRGFFATVPEVPQQLYDNADYIDRFTASTTLSNTPVSWFTHRVIAGIDYTGEDARGLERFAPPEIAKYLTPAAAAGSIGQTLRRNSIISGDWSGSANFNLTSALSSRTSVGGQYYRRASNTSFLGGLAFPAPGVETVSGATQAVASSQSEVTNTTIGAFGEQQFSWRSRLFLTGGLRVDNNSAFGKDFKWVTYPKVSGSWVIGEESFFPLKDVINTFRLRAAYGESGRQPAAFAALRTFSAATGPNGSAAVTPSSLGNPDLRPERGKEVELGFEAGLFQRLTVDFTYFNKRTLDQIVSQAVAPSSGFPGSQFRNLGQVNNHGIEMSSTYRVIARPGLNWEITGNLATNRDEIIDLGGIQNVVASPGFANIVGYPIGSVFTKRVVSADRDATTGFATNVLCDGGAGKAPMACAQAPFVYIGTPTPRTTGAISTTLNIGDRLRLYGLGDFRRGNLLWNANEQLRCTGGAGAQFCRASYYPLEFSPIYLAGIVPTAATQGLTQGYYQDASFFKLRELSATYTLPQSLVGARTSITVAGRNLWTSTKYNGLDPESNVNNAGSSTINQEQGVTPPLRQFSATINIVW
- a CDS encoding cytochrome c, whose translation is MSSAVTRVLRLSSAVVLPVAFGACNWFTDFKTQPSIEPWEPVSQLASDTTTPPRGNPQGSVPVQGMTAAAWQISYERLPVVIDSFNPIPNPHLATEASVENGRKHYQINCAVCHGMAGDGNGGLKKVNAAYGFSPSLLTPQALGRSDGYLYGMIRNGRGLMPSYNRIEDQDRWDVVNYIRALQGKGSVKADTTLIGYPGQNGTTVPRASATAPTRPVPFVRPTQTPTPGSPNLNSGTFKGNNEFDTMRKLHGSHDEKAAAGEGKEKHE